A portion of the Glycine max cultivar Williams 82 chromosome 10, Glycine_max_v4.0, whole genome shotgun sequence genome contains these proteins:
- the PT10D gene encoding glycinol 4-dimethylallyltransferase-like — MLYVLLQINKPYLPLPSGKLSFTNAVFITVSSAVLSFGLSSIIGSRPLIWSLVLCFLPWTGYSVNTFVFKRPVIFPRSLIVTIVFSSLYAIGIALSKDIPDIEGDKKFGIHSFSARLGQKQVFWICVSLFEMAFGVAFLAGVTSSACLWIKIVTIFKIYLVPMFQGLGNVILASILWYQTKYVDLTSPASTRSFYMLIWKVILLKFIYHLSLISGVLFKRNSYLINFSMF, encoded by the exons atgttatatgttttattgcagATAAACAAACCATATCTTCCATTGCCATCTGGGAAATTATCATTTACAAATGCTGTCTTTATTACTGTATCATCTGCAGTTCTG AGTTTTGGGCTTAGCTCGATTATAGGGTCTCGGCCATTGATTTGGAGCCTTGTATTATGTTTTTTGCCATGGACTGGCTATTCAGTCAAT ACGTTTGTGTTCAAGAGGCCAGTTATCTTTCCAAGATCGTTGATTGTTACTATTGTATTCTCGAGTTTATACGCTATAGGTATAGCATTGTCCAAG GATATACCTGATATCGAAGGAGATAAAAAATTTGGCATCCATTCTTTTTCAGCACGTTTAGGTCAAAAACAG GTATTTTGGATTTGCGTTTCTCTTTTTGAAATGGCTTTTGGAGTTGCCTTCCTAGCAGGAGTAACATCTTCTGCTTGCCTTTGGATTAAAATTGTTACG atatttaaaatttatttggtgCCAATGTTTCAGGGTCTAGGAAATGTTATTCTTGCTTCAATTCTCTGGTACCAAACCAAATATGTAGATTTAACAAGCCCAGCTTCCACTAGATCCTTCTATATGTTGATCTGGAAGGTAATTCTCTTGAAGTTCATTTACCATTTGAGTTTAATATCAGGagtattatttaaaagaaatagctatctgattaatttttcaatgttttga